In Capricornis sumatraensis isolate serow.1 chromosome 2, serow.2, whole genome shotgun sequence, the DNA window ggaggcaggcagagctaatactgtctcctttctcctttcaaGTGGCCCCTGCTGAGCCACAGACAGTGCTGGATGCCCTGCAGCAGAGGCTGAACAAGTACCGCGAGGCAGGCACCCAAGCTCGGGGCAGTGGGGATGAGCGCAAGGCCCGGATGCACGAGCGCATTGCCAaggtgggctgcagcctgcctccTTGACCAGCTGCTGTCCGTCTGCTCCCTGGTCTTTGAGTCTTCAtcttgtctgtgtgtctctggagCTCTTGCCGTCTCAGGGGCTCTCCTTCCTCCTGGGGCTGCTGTCTTCGTCTtcctcttcctgcctctgctTGAGTAGAGCCTGTGACTGCTGCCCACCACaggtccctccctccctctcttgcaGCAATATCAAGATGCCATTCGAGCCCACCGGGCAGGACGGAAAGTTGACTTTGCTGAGTTACCTGTTCCTCCAGGTGAGTGGGGTTTGGCCTGGGGGCTCATGAGGTCCCTGAGCAGGAtagaggagagggagaaatgaTTTCTCACACATCAGCCTCCACCCTGGGGGAACTACCCATCCCAGCCATGGCCAGGAATACCCCAGTAGGACCCAAAGCAGCCTGATGCATCCTCAAGGCTCCCTGAACCCTTTCCCAGTGTCTCTCTCGTGCAGGATTCCCCCCTATACCTGGCTTGGAGCCCACCGTGGCTACTGAGGAGGATATGATGGCAGCTACTTTAGCAGCTGCCCGGAAACTGGCCTCCTCAGAGGATACAGCCCCagtagaggaagaggaggaggatgacAAGGTTTGGCTGAGGGCCCATGACTCCAGGGACTGGTGGGGGAAACAGCCGATGAGGGGTAAACCCAGACATTGGTGTCCATACTAACAAGCCCAGCAAGGTagacatttttgcttttattcataGAGATAAAAACCTGGGCTAGGGCACCCAGCTAGGAATTAACAGGGCTGGAATCAGACCAgggtctttctgacttcagagccCAGTTCGATCCCTTTTCCCCTACTCTCTCACGCTGGGAGGTTATCGCAGAGAACTTTTGAGACTTCTGGTTCTGAGATTCTCTAGGGTCCATGAGGGAAAGCCATTCATCTCAGGCCACACAGTGAGCAGTACAGTGTTGTGAAGAGACCCTGAGTCAGGGAGCTGCCATGGCCAGGGTGGGGAACAGAACCCGTGTGACAGCCTCCTGGGCACCTGCAGGAtgagcccccagcccaggccccagTGGCCAAGAAGCCAGCACAGCCTCTCGTCCCTTCATCGCGGCCCCTGCCTGAGCCCAAGACCTCGAGTTCTAAGGAGGCGCTGAGTCCATCTGGTGAGTTGGGGAGAagagggatggaggagggaagGCTGTGGTGAGAGGCAGTGTGGCTCTcacctgtgtcccctccctctagcACGAGAGCAGCTGGCCCTGCTGGAGGCACGGAAACTGCAGTACCAGCGGGCAGCCCTGCAGGCCAAGCGTGGCCGGGACCTGGAGCAGGCCAAAGCCCATCTGCGGGTGGCCAAAGCCCTCGAGGCTCAGATCACCCAGGTGCGAGCTGGCCGCCCTGTGGACCTCTCCAAGGTGAGTGTCGCCTGGTTAAGCAGCAGGACTTCTTGGGCAGCGAGGTGGGTGGCAGTCTTGATGAGCAGGACTATGAACAAGGTTGCTTGAAGGAGAGGGTACTTGAATAGGACGTGGTAACAGCTGAGAACGTTTTTGCTTATGTGTCTGCCTGTCCCATGACTCCAAGAGAGCCCCGGGGGCGTGCCTGTGGTGAGAGGTGACCAGGCCGGGCAAGGCCAGTGGAAAACAGAGCAGTGTGCTGGGGTAGGCTGGCAGGCAatgaattcccatctcttggggCTACTGGAAGCTGGAGAAACATTGTTTAGATTTCTGGTCTGTTTGGCTCAGTAGAGGAGTAATTTGACTCTCGAGGGCCCCTGAGGGGCCTTGTGACCTGGACAGGTACCTTCACCCTTAACGGATGAGGAGGGTGACTTCATCCTGATCCACCATGAGGACCTGCGACTCTCtcagaaggctgaggaggtgtaTGCTCAGCTACAAAAAATGCTTCTGGAGCAACATGAGGTCAGTCCTCCCGTTCCAGTGCCCATAGCCTCCCCTTGGCGAAAGGCAAGATAGGGTTCAGATTCTAGCTCTTCAGTTTACTGGCTGTGAGATCTTGGGTAAGGAATTTCTCTTCTCTAAACCACGTTTTCCTTATCTGTACAATAGGATGATTAATACCCCTCTTGCAGGGCTATGAATTTCAAACAACAGAGTGGAGGGGGAATTACCTTGAAAATGGGAGAAAGACGTGTTTGAGGAGCATTTGTATATTTCGGTGTATCTATCTGAATGTTGCCTGCAAGTCTGGTTGCTAAAGtgatgaggaagaagaggaatttGCTAAGGAAATTTGGGGGAATGGGTATCCCCAATAGAGGAAACAGCAAAAACTTAGTGCAGTGGGACTTGGGAACAGTGACCTTGGGTTATTATGttggagaaggagagagggaggctaCAGAAGGTTGGAGCTTTCAGAGGGCAGGCCTTGAAGGCCAGCTTAGTTGGGTCCTGTTCTGGACCACGGAGTCACTCTGCACCCCCCATTTCCAGAAGTGTCTGCTGTTCTCCAAGCAGTTCATGCACCAGGGCAACGTGGCTGAGACCACCCGGTAAGTGCAGGGCTGGGGCCAGAGCTTGTGGGGTAGGAAGCAGGAAATGCTGATGTGTACACCTTTTCCTGTCAGGTTTGAGAAGCTTGCTCAAGACCGCAAGCAGCAGCTTGAGATCCTGCAGCTGGCCCAGGCTCAAGGCCTGGACCCTCCCAGCCACCACTTTGAGCTGAAGACATTCCAGACTGTGAGGTGCCAAAGCCTGAGGGAGACCGTGGCTCCATGCGGGACTGGGCAAGAGGCTGAGAGCCAGGGGTGGAGACTTAGGCCCCTTGAGTGAGGCTGTTCAGGCTTGGCCCTGACGTaggccctggggctggggaggggcaggacgGGGTGCCTGCTTGTGAGGAGGGGCTTGGAGCTGTGTGGTCACTGGGTTAGGAGCCCTGTACTAGAGTCTCAGACCGAGGCCTTCACTCCAGCTCTGCTGCTCAGACTCAGACAGGTTTTGCCTCCCTGGGCCCactctcctcttggccaccacccaGCTGGATAGGCAGGCATTGGAAGAGGTAACCTTTTCCCATTGCTCTCCTTCACTTTGCTCTCCTTGCTTCCCGGCTCTAGGATCTTTGCAGAACTCAACAGCACAGAAATGCATCTGATTGTTGTCCGGGGAATGAACCTCCCAGCCCCTCCAGGTAGCCCTGGGGCCACCCCTACTCTCGTGTCCAGACACTCCAGCCCTGGCCAGGAGGAGGCACTGGCTCTTCCTCTGCGTCAAGTGCTGGGGCTCCTGGCTACTCCCTGTGACCCTGACATCCTCCTCCTTCCTAGGGGTGACCCCTGACGACTTGGATGCTTTTGTGCGGTTTGAGTTCCACTACCCTAATTCGGTGAGGTTCTGATAGCAGGAGGGTCCTGTGAGCTCCATCTTCCCTTCCAAGGCCCTGGGCTCTTTTTCTCCCCATCCCTTGGTCTCACTCCCTTTAGGGGTCCCTTCCCTCAGCACTGATGTAGACCAGAGCTCCTGGGCCTGTATCTCTGTTTTTTTCAAGCTGTCTTGACTTCTCTCTCCTCACTGCTTTAGGACCAggctcaaaaaaacaaaacagctgtGGTGAAAAACACAAACTCTCCAGGTGAGGACCTACATGAGGgctgcttcctcctccccctccccctctgatACACGTGTGCAGCACTTGTGTTTCCAGAGTACTTTCAGATCTGTTATCTTACTTGGTCTACTTACCTTGGGAGATGAAGGCAGGTATTACTACTACTTCTCGAATGTAGTTggggaagctgaagctcagagaggtaaagggaTTTGCCTAGGGCCTTAAAGCAAAATGGTGGTGGAAATGGGACTTGAGTCCAAGAATCCTGACTCCCATTTTGATATGATCTGCGTCTAACAAGAACTGTCCAGGTGAATTTCAAAGCCAGGATTGGGATGCTCTACCTCCCTCTGGTGGCAGTGactctgaattgcaggcagaaaGACGGAGTGGAGGCAAGTGGGCCAGTTTCCACGTGGTCAGGAGATTCCTGAGAGCCAagtccctcctccttctccccctctTGCAGAATTTGATCAACTCTTCAAACTAAATATCAACCGAAACCACCGGGGCTTCAGGAGAGTGATTCAAAACAAAGGAATCAAGTTTGAAATCTTCCACAAAGGGTGAGGGCCCATTGCTCACACTGccaaggggctgggaggagggattGGCTTCTGCCGCTGCCGCAGCccctgctccagttttcttgtgctGGTTTTAGCCAGCTCATTTCTGCTGTCCTTGCCCAGTCCAGTCCTCTGCTGACTCTTGGCTTTCCAGATCCTTCTTCAGAAGTGACAAGCTGGTTGGCACAGCCCAGCTGAAACTGGAGCGGCTGGAGAATGAGTGTGAGATCAGAGAGATTGTGGAGGTAAGGTGGGCAAACTGGAGGACTTGGCCAGAAAAGGGCCAGCATTCTCTGAATATCAGTCCCTGTTGTAGGTCTTTTGGTGCCTGTAAAAATATCCGTAAGTGTTCTGTAGAGTATGTGCtattcccatttcacaaatgATGAAATACAGAGGGTCTGAGAAAATTTCATTGTGTCAGAAAGGAAGTAGCTAGATTCTTTTCACAACACTCCGAGCTCTTCATGTTCCCTTGAGGGGCCTGGTCATGGCTGTCAGTGTGGCGCACACAAATTCCTAGGTGTCTGGGAGCAGGTTTTGGTTGAGGCAGTTGTGGCAACATGATGAAGTAGAACAAACTCTGGACATAAAGTTGATGAGGTAGTTCCAAGGAGGGACCTACCAGAACGCAGCTAGTGTGCTTAGGAATCACCCCCAGACAACTCCTTTAGCTGCCCTGAACTCACGGAATTTCACAGGGATATGCCCCTGACGATAGCAACTGAGATCCACAGAGAAGGGTCTCTGGCAGAGCTGGGCCCAGACCTTGGCTGGTGCCTTCATAGGCTGAGGCTTTTCCTGCTGCATTGCCTCTGCCTGCTTGGGAGAGTTGTTCTTAAGTGGGGCCTGCTTTGCATCAGCCCCAGTGAGGTTGGTCAGACTTTAGAGCCTGTAGCACTGCTTTCTCCAGCTGCCTCTTCTCCTGCACAGGACGAAGCAGCACGGTGGGTGAAAAGGCAGGCATGTCCTGACCTTGTTGCACAGTGGACCGTGTGGCTGTATCCCTCATGCCATCTGTGAACCGAGGGTTTGGGCTCAGTGGCTCTCAGGCTGTGCCTTAAAGCCAGAGCATTTCTTCTAGGAGTTGCCAGGGGACTCTGGGGCAAACTGAATAACACAGCTCTAGATTTCTCACCTCCACGTCAGAGCACTGGTGCTTATTTGGATTGATGTATTTTCTGAGACTTACCTAAAACCACTGAACCCAAACAGCAGGAGGTTGGGCTTGTCCTGCAGTGGAGACTCTTCTGTTGACATGCAGGGTGCTTCAGCTCCTCTCTCACCTTGTGAGCACAGGGAGCTGCctgctccccgccccacccctcagTTACCATCTCCCTCTCCACGGTCCCCACAGGTCCTGGATGGAAGGAAGCCCACTGGGGGCAAGCTGGAGGTGAAGGTGAGGCTGCGGGAGCCTCTGAGTGGCCAAGATGTGCAGATGGTCACCGAGAATTGGCTGGTCCTGGAGCCCAGGGGCCTGTGAGGTGGGCAGCTCTCTGGGCCCTTAGAACCTCTGCCTGGGCCCTATGGGAACCCTTCCGGTATTCCACTCATATCTAAGGAGAAAACCGAGGAATTTCTCATCTGTGAGGAAGACCAAGAGGCAAAACTGTTGGGGTGGGCTCAGGCTGGTTCACGATCTTCAGTAG includes these proteins:
- the CC2D1B gene encoding coiled-coil and C2 domain-containing protein 1B, which translates into the protein MPGPRPRKGPQASGQGVAAAKQLGLFVEFSPEDVLLGVEEAEDDGDLEAELLALTGEAGTTGRKPAPKGQAPLPMAHIEKLAADCMRDVEEEEEEEGLEDDADLLTELQEVLGTDEEAGALDGDETASLGGPEEKEQENEPPVQAALLTAPVPAAQAGGPQGLQALLEDRIRNYQEAAASAQEAGEAAKARRCERGLKTLESQLAAVRKGKKISEGEIPPPVALGRRPLAPQETSDRSPEAEAPAAPSVEPDKPSQPETSLLGSPGISAPPDSDPDPRALLLARQREYKVAALNAKRAGDLDRARELMRVGKRFAAVLEALEKGQPVDLSAMPPSPEDLKPRPQASQAPTAPSDTPPAVERMHPVMASDIPAAPVAPAEPQTVLDALQQRLNKYREAGTQARGSGDERKARMHERIAKQYQDAIRAHRAGRKVDFAELPVPPGFPPIPGLEPTVATEEDMMAATLAAARKLASSEDTAPVEEEEEEPPGHLQDEPPAQAPVAKKPAQPLVPSSRPLPEPKTSSSKEALSPSAREQLALLEARKLQYQRAALQAKRGRDLEQAKAHLRVAKALEAQITQVRAGRPVDLSKVPSPLTDEEGDFILIHHEDLRLSQKAEEVYAQLQKMLLEQHEKCLLFSKQFMHQGNVAETTRFEKLAQDRKQQLEILQLAQAQGLDPPSHHFELKTFQTVRIFAELNSTEMHLIVVRGMNLPAPPGVTPDDLDAFVRFEFHYPNSDQAQKNKTAVVKNTNSPEFDQLFKLNINRNHRGFRRVIQNKGIKFEIFHKGSFFRSDKLVGTAQLKLERLENECEIREIVEVLDGRKPTGGKLEVKVRLREPLSGQDVQMVTENWLVLEPRGL